One Streptomyces hundungensis DNA segment encodes these proteins:
- a CDS encoding universal stress protein — protein MTEQRPQPHPESQRFERGTDGPKVIVAGVDGSDSSLRAAAYASGLARRQNALLALVYVQPVLAAGAALGAPVTDATVEIAEGLVAEIRAAAERVRGIWDVRWEFHTFRGDPYSGLVTAADELKADAVVVGVSESAGHRIVGSVAVRLVKAGRWPVTVVP, from the coding sequence GTGACAGAGCAGCGGCCCCAGCCCCACCCCGAGTCCCAGCGCTTCGAACGCGGTACCGACGGCCCGAAGGTGATCGTCGCCGGCGTCGACGGCTCGGACTCCTCCCTGCGGGCCGCGGCGTACGCCAGTGGCCTCGCCCGGCGGCAGAACGCCCTGCTCGCCCTCGTCTACGTCCAGCCCGTGCTTGCGGCGGGCGCCGCGCTCGGCGCGCCCGTGACCGACGCCACCGTCGAGATCGCCGAAGGCCTGGTCGCGGAGATCAGGGCGGCGGCCGAGCGGGTGCGGGGCATCTGGGACGTGCGCTGGGAGTTCCACACCTTCCGCGGCGACCCCTACTCCGGCCTGGTGACCGCGGCCGACGAGCTGAAGGCGGACGCGGTCGTGGTGGGCGTCTCGGAGTCGGCCGGGCACCGCATCGTCGGGTCGGTCGCCGTGCGGCTGGTGAAGGCGGGCCGCTGGCCGGTCACGGTGGTGCCGTAG
- a CDS encoding CapA family protein, producing the protein MRKPTQRARQGAAALAVLALAATAGCGGGQRPAQPPAHRDAQHSPASGAASARHPFTLVATGDVLPHDSTIERAKSDAQDGGYDFRPMLAGVKPIISRADLAICHMETVYGPDEGPFTGYPAFTSPPQVAAALKDAGYDSCSTASNHTLDDGADGIARTLKAFDKAGLSHTGSGRTAQESARPALMTARGAKVAQLAYTYDTNGYPMPDGQPWAVHLIDQKKIVADARAARAAGADVVVVSLHWGTEWQTEPDERQLALGKALTASRTGGRPDIDLILGTHAHIPQAYEKVNGVWIVYGEGDQVAGEMFNDTGERDARGNMSSIARFTFAPPVRPGARWEVSRAEFVPQWIDVERGRVMSLPEAVAASPEREEYAEALDHIRTAVLSRGAAKDGLKMSR; encoded by the coding sequence ATGCGGAAGCCGACCCAGCGCGCCCGACAGGGGGCGGCGGCCCTCGCGGTCCTCGCGCTCGCGGCCACAGCGGGATGCGGCGGCGGGCAGCGGCCCGCACAGCCCCCGGCCCATCGGGACGCCCAGCACTCACCGGCCTCGGGCGCCGCGTCCGCCCGGCACCCCTTCACGCTCGTCGCGACCGGCGACGTACTCCCGCACGACTCGACGATCGAGCGCGCCAAGTCCGATGCGCAGGACGGGGGTTACGACTTCCGGCCGATGCTGGCCGGGGTCAAGCCGATCATCTCGCGCGCCGATCTGGCGATCTGTCACATGGAGACCGTGTACGGCCCCGACGAGGGCCCCTTCACCGGCTACCCGGCCTTCACCTCCCCGCCCCAGGTGGCCGCCGCGCTGAAGGACGCCGGGTACGACTCGTGCTCGACCGCCTCCAACCACACCCTGGACGACGGCGCCGACGGCATCGCCCGCACCCTGAAGGCCTTCGACAAGGCGGGCCTCTCGCACACCGGCTCGGGACGCACCGCGCAGGAGTCGGCGCGCCCCGCGCTGATGACGGCCCGGGGCGCCAAGGTCGCGCAGCTCGCCTACACCTATGACACCAACGGGTACCCGATGCCGGACGGGCAGCCGTGGGCGGTCCACCTCATCGACCAGAAGAAGATCGTCGCCGATGCCCGGGCGGCCCGCGCCGCGGGCGCCGACGTGGTGGTCGTCAGCCTCCACTGGGGCACCGAATGGCAGACGGAGCCCGACGAGCGACAACTCGCCCTCGGCAAGGCCCTCACCGCCTCCAGGACCGGTGGCCGGCCCGACATCGACCTCATCCTCGGCACCCACGCGCACATCCCGCAGGCGTACGAGAAGGTCAACGGCGTCTGGATCGTCTACGGCGAGGGCGACCAGGTCGCGGGCGAGATGTTCAACGACACCGGCGAGCGCGACGCCCGCGGCAACATGAGCTCCATCGCCCGCTTCACCTTCGCGCCACCGGTGCGGCCCGGGGCGCGCTGGGAGGTCAGCCGGGCCGAGTTCGTACCGCAGTGGATCGACGTGGAGCGGGGCCGTGTGATGAGCCTGCCCGAGGCCGTCGCCGCGTCACCGGAGCGCGAGGAGTACGCCGAGGCGCTGGACCACATCCGTACGGCCGTCCTCAGCCGGGGCGCCGCGAAGGACGGCCTGAAGATGTCCCGCTGA
- a CDS encoding sigma-70 family RNA polymerase sigma factor — translation MTTVVSDIRRYTPERELAALQRAHGPALLHFLLGLTYGDRQRAEDLLQETLVRAWQHPEAFEAPYCSMRPWLFTVARRLAIDARRGRLARPAEVGDEVLLATAESGDHTERCAAALDVRSAVRSLTPEHRAVLVQLYFRGLSVNEAAEVLGVPPGTVKSRSYYALRALARVLPGYSASGPEGLSSVGSRSASVSRASSEGASASSR, via the coding sequence GTGACGACGGTGGTCTCGGACATACGGCGCTACACCCCCGAGCGGGAGCTGGCCGCGTTGCAGCGCGCACACGGCCCCGCCCTGCTCCACTTCCTGCTCGGGCTCACCTACGGCGACCGCCAGCGCGCCGAGGACCTGCTCCAGGAGACGCTGGTACGGGCCTGGCAGCACCCGGAGGCCTTCGAAGCGCCCTACTGCTCGATGCGGCCCTGGCTGTTCACGGTCGCGCGGCGGCTCGCCATCGACGCGCGCCGCGGCCGGCTCGCCCGGCCGGCCGAGGTCGGCGACGAGGTGCTGCTCGCGACGGCGGAATCCGGCGACCACACCGAGCGCTGCGCCGCCGCTCTCGACGTCCGCTCCGCCGTGAGGTCGCTCACACCTGAACACCGGGCGGTGCTGGTGCAGTTGTACTTTCGGGGCCTGAGCGTGAACGAAGCGGCCGAAGTGCTCGGTGTGCCGCCAGGGACCGTCAAGTCCCGTTCGTACTACGCCTTGCGCGCACTGGCCCGGGTGCTGCCCGGCTATTCTGCGTCAGGTCCCGAAGGGCTCTCCTCGGTGGGTTCCAGGTCCGCCTCGGTGAGCAGGGCGAGCAGCGAGGGCGCCTCGGCGAGCTCCAGGTAG
- a CDS encoding zf-HC2 domain-containing protein, with protein MPSAPPARHRWSRYFPPDASCLASFIDRPGAPGELQGALNRGRVPAVARRAGSVTRHEVLMHVRQLLGAYVLGALEPGDDHAVAAHLRRCAPCRTAYLELAEAPSLLALLTEADLEPTEESPSGPDAE; from the coding sequence ATGCCATCGGCACCACCAGCTCGTCACCGCTGGTCCCGCTACTTCCCTCCGGACGCATCCTGTCTCGCCTCTTTCATCGACCGTCCCGGCGCTCCCGGGGAGCTCCAGGGAGCATTGAACCGGGGGCGCGTGCCCGCCGTGGCCAGAAGGGCAGGATCCGTCACACGACACGAGGTGCTCATGCATGTGCGGCAGCTGTTGGGCGCGTACGTCCTGGGCGCCCTGGAGCCCGGCGACGACCACGCCGTCGCCGCGCATCTGCGCCGGTGCGCACCATGCCGAACCGCCTACCTGGAGCTCGCCGAGGCGCCCTCGCTGCTCGCCCTGCTCACCGAGGCGGACCTGGAACCCACCGAGGAGAGCCCTTCGGGACCTGACGCAGAATAG
- a CDS encoding histidine kinase, giving the protein MTLAALLFLGPLLAGAGFLLGRRSARQGRISDVGTPVEHATFETLHTASLAAPPLRAGLTAEAARKSARGLRSLLGTDALCLTDRDTILTWDGAGEQHHSAQVMDQTTALFDTGRDKAFTLGCDDLDCPLRWAVAVPLTVDHRVLGTLIAYAPRESAVLARAAGEVGRWVSVQLELAELDRSRTRLIEAEIKALRAQISPHFIFNSLAAIASFVRTDPERARELLLEFADFTRYSFRRHGDFTTLADELHSIDQYLALVRARFGDRLSVTLQVAPEVLPVALPFLCLQPLVENAVKHGIEGAVTAGHITISALDAGNEAEVVIEDDGAGMDPERLRRILRGEDGASGGIGLLNVDERLRQVYGDAYGLVIDTGLGAGMKVTARIPKYRAGVHS; this is encoded by the coding sequence ATGACCCTGGCCGCGCTGCTCTTCCTCGGCCCGCTGCTCGCCGGCGCCGGCTTCCTGCTGGGCCGGCGCTCCGCCCGGCAGGGACGCATCAGCGATGTCGGAACCCCCGTCGAGCACGCCACCTTCGAGACCCTGCACACCGCCTCGCTCGCCGCGCCCCCGCTGCGCGCCGGGCTCACCGCCGAGGCCGCCCGCAAGTCGGCCCGGGGCCTGCGCTCCCTGCTCGGCACCGACGCGCTCTGCCTGACCGACCGCGACACCATCCTGACCTGGGACGGCGCGGGGGAGCAGCACCACAGCGCCCAGGTCATGGACCAGACGACGGCGCTGTTCGACACCGGCCGCGACAAGGCGTTCACCCTGGGATGCGACGACCTGGACTGCCCGCTGCGCTGGGCTGTGGCCGTCCCGCTCACCGTCGACCACCGGGTGCTGGGCACCCTGATCGCCTACGCGCCCCGCGAGTCGGCGGTCCTGGCGCGGGCGGCCGGCGAGGTCGGGCGCTGGGTCTCCGTACAGCTCGAACTCGCCGAACTCGACCGCTCCCGAACCCGGTTGATCGAGGCCGAGATCAAGGCCCTGCGCGCCCAGATCTCCCCGCACTTCATCTTCAACTCGCTCGCCGCGATCGCCTCGTTCGTACGGACCGACCCCGAGCGCGCCCGCGAACTCCTCCTGGAATTCGCCGACTTCACCCGCTACTCCTTCCGCCGCCACGGCGACTTCACCACACTGGCCGACGAACTCCACTCCATCGACCAGTACCTGGCCCTGGTGCGGGCCCGCTTCGGCGACCGGCTCTCCGTCACCCTCCAGGTCGCGCCCGAAGTGCTGCCCGTCGCCCTGCCGTTCCTCTGTCTCCAGCCGCTCGTCGAGAACGCCGTCAAACACGGCATCGAGGGCGCGGTCACGGCGGGGCACATCACCATCAGCGCCCTGGACGCGGGCAACGAGGCCGAGGTCGTCATCGAGGACGACGGCGCGGGCATGGACCCGGAGCGGCTGCGCCGCATCCTGCGCGGTGAGGACGGCGCCTCCGGCGGCATCGGTCTGCTCAATGTCGACGAACGGCTGAGGCAGGTCTACGGCGACGCCTACGGCCTCGTCATCGACACCGGCCTCGGCGCGGGCATGAAGGTGACGGCCCGCATCCCCAAATACCGTGCGGGCGTCCATAGTTGA
- a CDS encoding cation acetate symporter → MSQTYAVVAVTTVVVATVLVGGFGLRISRTTSDFYVASRTVGPGLNAAAISGEYLSAASFLGVAGLVLVQGPDMLWYPVGYTAGYLVLLLFVAAPLRRSGAYTLPDFAEGRLESRATRRLVSVFVVGAGWLYLVPQLQGAGLTLKILTGAPGWLGPVLVAAVVVLAVAAGGMRSITFVQAFQYWLKLTALLIPVFFLVLAWRGDGAPRPVYDEPAALRHQQTVRFADTLTLRLTEPLPVHADGTVDGRRHDGDALTLRPGEHRVEAGTRLALAARTRVPGSAARTEYPLYATYGLIVATFLGTMGLPHVVVRFYTSPGGREARRATLVVLALIGAFYLLPPVYGALGRLYAPELALTGDADAAVLLLPERLVGGAGGDLLGALVAGGAFAAFLSTASGLTMAVAGVLTQDVLPSRGVRHFRLATPLAIAVPLLGALLVSQVPVADAVGMAFAVSASSFCPLLVLGIWWRRLTPPGAAAGLVLGGGSALVAVAATVLGLAPPGLAHALLAWPAVWSVPVGFLAMIGVSLATPGRVPPGTNAAMTRFHLPEALAGRGGVHR, encoded by the coding sequence GTGAGCCAGACGTACGCTGTCGTGGCGGTGACCACCGTCGTGGTCGCCACCGTCCTCGTCGGCGGGTTCGGGCTGCGCATCTCGCGCACCACTTCCGACTTCTACGTCGCCTCGCGCACGGTGGGTCCGGGCCTCAACGCGGCCGCCATCAGCGGCGAATACCTCTCCGCGGCCTCCTTCCTCGGTGTCGCAGGCCTTGTCCTGGTCCAGGGCCCCGACATGCTCTGGTACCCGGTCGGCTACACCGCCGGCTACCTCGTGCTGCTGCTGTTCGTCGCGGCCCCGCTGCGCCGCTCCGGGGCGTACACCCTGCCCGACTTCGCCGAGGGACGGCTCGAATCGCGGGCCACCCGCCGGCTGGTCAGCGTGTTCGTCGTCGGCGCGGGCTGGCTCTATCTGGTGCCCCAACTCCAGGGCGCGGGGCTGACGTTGAAGATCCTGACGGGGGCGCCGGGCTGGCTGGGGCCGGTCCTGGTGGCGGCCGTCGTGGTCCTGGCGGTGGCCGCCGGAGGCATGCGCTCCATCACCTTCGTCCAGGCCTTCCAGTACTGGCTGAAGCTGACCGCGCTCCTCATACCCGTGTTCTTCCTGGTCCTGGCCTGGCGGGGCGACGGCGCGCCGCGCCCGGTCTACGACGAGCCGGCCGCCCTGCGCCACCAGCAGACCGTCCGCTTCGCCGACACCCTCACCCTGCGCCTCACCGAGCCGCTGCCCGTCCACGCCGACGGCACCGTGGACGGACGGCGCCACGACGGCGACGCCCTGACACTGCGGCCGGGCGAGCACCGGGTGGAGGCCGGCACCCGGCTCGCGCTCGCCGCCCGAACCCGCGTCCCCGGCAGCGCGGCCCGCACCGAGTACCCGCTGTACGCCACCTACGGGCTGATCGTGGCGACCTTCCTCGGCACCATGGGCCTGCCCCATGTGGTGGTCCGCTTCTACACCAGCCCGGGCGGCCGCGAGGCGCGCCGTGCCACCCTCGTCGTCCTCGCCCTCATCGGCGCGTTCTATCTGCTGCCCCCCGTCTACGGGGCCCTCGGCCGGCTGTACGCCCCCGAACTCGCCCTGACCGGTGACGCCGACGCCGCGGTGCTGCTGCTGCCCGAGCGCCTGGTCGGCGGCGCCGGGGGCGATCTGCTGGGCGCGCTGGTCGCCGGTGGCGCGTTCGCCGCGTTCCTGTCGACGGCCTCCGGGCTCACCATGGCGGTCGCCGGAGTCCTCACCCAGGACGTGCTGCCCTCGCGCGGCGTACGCCACTTCCGGCTCGCCACCCCGCTCGCCATCGCCGTGCCGCTGCTCGGCGCGCTGCTGGTCAGCCAGGTGCCCGTGGCCGACGCGGTCGGGATGGCGTTCGCGGTGTCGGCGTCCTCGTTCTGCCCGCTGCTCGTGCTCGGCATCTGGTGGCGGCGGCTGACCCCGCCGGGCGCCGCCGCCGGTCTGGTGCTCGGCGGGGGCTCCGCGCTGGTGGCCGTCGCCGCCACCGTCCTCGGGCTCGCCCCGCCCGGCCTCGCGCACGCGCTGCTCGCCTGGCCGGCCGTCTGGTCGGTGCCGGTCGGCTTCCTCGCCATGATCGGGGTGTCGCTCGCGACCCCGGGCCGGGTCCCGCCCGGCACCAATGCCGCCATGACCCGCTTCCATCTGCCCGAGGCGCTGGCCGGTAGGGGAGGCGTCCACCGATGA
- a CDS encoding LytR/AlgR family response regulator transcription factor yields the protein MLRVLAVDDEAPALEELLYLLRSDPRVRSAEGATGATEALRLIGAALEAGEDGERGVDVVFLDIHMAGLTGLDIARLLAGFARPPLIVFVTAHEGFAVQAFDLKAVDYVLKPVRGERLAEAVRRVAELVGDRAATVQEPDQIPVELGGVTRFLPIDDIVYAEAQGDYARLHTARGSHLVRIPLSTLEERWRSRGFVRIHRSHLVALDRIDELRLDAGSMSVRVGDAELPVSRRHARTVRDRLLRRTSR from the coding sequence ATGCTGCGCGTACTGGCGGTCGACGACGAAGCCCCCGCCCTCGAAGAGCTCCTCTATCTGCTGCGCTCCGACCCCCGCGTCCGCTCCGCCGAGGGCGCGACCGGCGCCACCGAGGCGCTGCGGCTCATCGGCGCCGCCCTCGAAGCGGGCGAGGACGGCGAGCGGGGCGTGGACGTGGTTTTTCTCGACATCCACATGGCCGGCCTCACCGGACTCGACATCGCCCGGCTGCTCGCCGGTTTCGCCCGGCCGCCGCTGATCGTCTTCGTCACCGCCCACGAGGGCTTCGCCGTGCAGGCCTTCGACCTCAAGGCCGTGGACTACGTCCTCAAACCGGTGCGCGGTGAGCGGCTCGCCGAGGCGGTCCGCCGGGTCGCCGAACTCGTCGGCGACCGCGCCGCCACCGTCCAGGAACCCGACCAGATACCCGTCGAACTCGGCGGCGTCACCCGCTTCCTGCCCATCGACGACATCGTGTACGCGGAGGCCCAGGGCGACTACGCCCGGCTGCACACCGCCCGCGGCAGCCATCTCGTACGGATCCCGCTGTCCACCCTCGAAGAGCGCTGGCGCAGCCGGGGCTTCGTCCGCATCCACCGCAGCCACCTCGTCGCGCTGGACCGGATCGACGAACTCCGCCTGGACGCGGGCAGCATGAGCGTACGGGTCGGCGACGCCGAACTCCCCGTCAGCCGCCGCCACGCCCGCACCGTCCGCGACCGGCTCCTGCGGCGCACCAGCCGCTGA
- a CDS encoding zf-HC2 domain-containing protein: MSSPQIHRDAGAYALGVLGAADVFRFEEHLTGCAPCRALLAEFGGVTALLAAYAADRPDPVGPVSPEVLHRMLAAVAGRRRRGRAARLALVAAAAVLVAGGVGVVLEPAAPGWKVAAHAPGVTATLVTAPKEWGTDVELGLTGAAPASCTLVAVGRDGTRQTVATWADRSGQPVRMRGSAGLAQGAIARFEVRTADGTRLATIAPR; encoded by the coding sequence ATGAGTTCGCCGCAGATCCACCGGGACGCCGGGGCCTACGCCCTCGGTGTGCTCGGCGCCGCCGACGTCTTCCGTTTCGAGGAGCACCTCACCGGATGCGCCCCGTGCCGGGCGCTGCTCGCCGAGTTCGGCGGTGTGACGGCGCTGCTCGCCGCGTACGCGGCGGACCGGCCGGATCCCGTCGGCCCGGTGTCGCCCGAGGTGCTGCACCGGATGCTGGCCGCGGTGGCCGGGCGGCGCCGGCGCGGCCGGGCGGCGCGGCTCGCCCTGGTGGCCGCCGCGGCGGTGCTGGTGGCGGGCGGGGTCGGCGTGGTCCTGGAGCCGGCGGCGCCGGGGTGGAAGGTGGCCGCGCACGCGCCCGGGGTGACGGCGACGCTGGTGACCGCGCCCAAGGAGTGGGGTACGGACGTGGAGCTCGGGCTCACGGGCGCGGCGCCGGCGTCCTGCACGCTGGTGGCGGTGGGCCGGGACGGCACGCGTCAGACGGTGGCGACCTGGGCGGACCGCAGCGGGCAGCCGGTGCGGATGCGGGGCTCCGCGGGCCTGGCCCAGGGCGCCATCGCACGGTTCGAGGTGCGGACGGCGGACGGCACCCGGCTTGCGACGATCGCGCCGCGCTGA
- a CDS encoding Fpg/Nei family DNA glycosylase, translated as MPELPEVEALREFLSDHLVGQEIAGAQPVAISVLKTYDPPYTALAGRTVTGVARHGKFLDLDADGLHLCVHLARAGWLRWHDVLPAAPPKPGKGPLALRVALTGGAGFDLTEAGTRKSLAAYLVHDPSEVPGIARLGPDPLAPDFGRDAFAALLAGERRQLKGALRDQSLIAGIGNAYSDEILHAARMSPFKPVAHLTDEETTVLYEAMRTTLAEAVERSHGLAAGRLKAEKKSGLRVHGRTGQPCPVCGDTVREVSFADSSLQYCATCQTGGKILADRRLSKLIK; from the coding sequence ATGCCGGAACTTCCCGAAGTCGAGGCCCTGCGGGAATTCCTCTCCGACCACCTGGTCGGTCAGGAGATCGCGGGCGCCCAGCCCGTCGCGATCAGTGTCCTGAAGACCTACGACCCCCCGTACACCGCCCTGGCCGGCCGCACCGTCACCGGCGTGGCGCGGCACGGCAAGTTCCTCGACCTCGACGCCGACGGGCTTCACCTGTGCGTCCACCTCGCCCGGGCCGGCTGGCTGCGCTGGCACGACGTGCTGCCCGCCGCCCCGCCCAAACCCGGCAAGGGCCCGCTCGCGCTGCGGGTCGCGCTCACCGGCGGCGCGGGCTTCGACCTCACCGAGGCGGGCACCCGCAAGAGCCTCGCCGCCTACCTCGTCCACGACCCGTCCGAGGTCCCCGGCATCGCCCGGCTCGGCCCCGACCCGCTCGCCCCCGACTTCGGCCGCGACGCGTTCGCCGCGCTGCTCGCGGGGGAGCGGCGCCAGCTCAAGGGCGCGCTGCGCGACCAGTCCCTCATCGCGGGCATCGGGAACGCGTACAGCGACGAAATCCTCCACGCGGCCCGGATGTCCCCGTTCAAGCCCGTCGCCCATCTCACCGACGAGGAGACCACCGTGCTGTACGAGGCGATGCGCACCACCCTCGCCGAAGCCGTCGAGCGGTCGCACGGGCTGGCGGCCGGCCGGCTCAAGGCCGAGAAGAAGAGCGGGCTCCGCGTGCACGGCCGCACCGGGCAGCCCTGCCCGGTCTGCGGCGACACCGTCCGCGAGGTGTCGTTCGCCGACTCCTCGCTCCAGTACTGCGCCACCTGCCAGACCGGCGGCAAGATCCTCGCCGACCGGCGCCTGTCGAAGCTGATCAAGTAG
- a CDS encoding SpoIIE family protein phosphatase: MGSFDWDLGTGLMHMDAAALDVFDLRPDEYDNRPETLAARVPPAESLRLDALVSQALKNGSVNYGVYFRIRRRDGGLRWTHTQGFVRRDDSGRPLRIIGVVRDATQELAESTARVGLDAERRRTTSVVEATTAALAHARTVKDVIDVMRDSRGPEYLGATSLVMGLLEAGRIHLIAEGPEGSFVPGTRWTRVDEQYPMSEVVRTLAPRFIESPEDFAQSYPGLWPNISGLGITSAAYLPLIAQARPIGAIGLLYSDKRGFNSDERNLLVALGSSIAQSLQRAMLYEQEHDLAEGLQQAMLPRRIPEVPGAQLAVRYRSARFGRDIGGDWYDVIPLPGGRVGVAIGDVQGHDTHAAAVMGQLRIVLRAYAAEGHTPATVMARASVFLHELDTERFATCTYAEADLSTGVLQIVRAGHVDPLVRLSDGSCHRLPVEGGLPLGLSAEFGRLEYPVSTIELDPGQTLLLYTDGLVEQPGADLDDGMRLLASLVRSGPEDLEALADRLCDVVDERAGDDDVALLLLRRCAMEVPQGGGRLRQHVAQNDPEALSSSRHMIRAAVRAWGARERSDEIELAADELITNALMHTDGGAIITIRVLSGPERRLRVEVEDRSSALPRRREAGASGVSGRGLMLVDRLADVWGVESRGSGKCVWCEFVVPQRDAGR; encoded by the coding sequence ATGGGCAGCTTCGACTGGGACCTCGGCACCGGCCTGATGCACATGGACGCCGCCGCGCTCGACGTGTTCGACCTGCGGCCCGACGAATACGACAACCGGCCCGAGACGCTGGCCGCCCGGGTGCCGCCCGCCGAGTCGCTCCGGCTCGACGCGCTCGTCTCGCAGGCGCTGAAGAACGGCAGCGTCAACTACGGCGTGTACTTCCGCATCCGGCGCCGGGACGGCGGTCTGCGCTGGACCCACACCCAGGGCTTCGTGCGCCGCGACGACAGCGGCCGCCCGCTGCGCATCATCGGCGTCGTCCGCGACGCCACCCAGGAACTCGCCGAGTCCACCGCGCGGGTCGGCCTGGACGCCGAGCGCCGCCGTACCACCAGCGTCGTGGAGGCCACCACGGCCGCCCTCGCGCACGCCAGGACCGTCAAGGACGTCATCGACGTCATGCGCGACTCGCGCGGCCCCGAGTACCTGGGCGCCACCAGCCTGGTGATGGGGCTCCTGGAGGCCGGACGCATCCATCTCATCGCCGAGGGCCCCGAAGGTAGCTTCGTCCCCGGCACCCGGTGGACCCGCGTCGACGAGCAGTACCCGATGAGCGAGGTCGTCCGCACGCTGGCACCCCGCTTCATCGAGTCGCCGGAGGACTTCGCGCAGTCCTACCCGGGCCTGTGGCCGAACATCAGCGGCCTCGGCATCACCTCCGCCGCCTACCTGCCGCTGATCGCCCAGGCCCGCCCGATCGGCGCGATCGGCCTGCTCTACAGCGACAAGCGGGGCTTCAACAGCGACGAGCGCAACCTCCTTGTGGCGCTGGGCAGTTCGATCGCCCAGTCCCTCCAGCGCGCCATGCTGTACGAGCAGGAACACGACCTGGCCGAGGGGCTCCAGCAGGCGATGCTGCCGCGCCGCATCCCCGAGGTGCCCGGCGCCCAGCTCGCCGTGCGCTACCGCTCGGCACGGTTCGGCCGGGACATCGGAGGCGACTGGTACGACGTGATCCCGCTGCCCGGCGGCCGGGTCGGGGTGGCCATCGGCGACGTCCAGGGACACGACACGCACGCCGCCGCCGTGATGGGCCAGCTCCGCATCGTGCTGCGCGCGTACGCCGCCGAGGGGCACACCCCGGCCACCGTGATGGCGCGGGCCTCGGTCTTCCTGCACGAACTGGACACCGAGCGCTTCGCCACCTGCACCTACGCCGAGGCCGACCTGAGTACCGGCGTGCTCCAGATCGTGCGCGCGGGACACGTCGACCCCCTGGTCCGCCTGTCCGACGGCAGCTGCCACCGGCTCCCGGTGGAGGGCGGTCTTCCGCTCGGGCTCTCCGCCGAGTTCGGACGGCTCGAATACCCGGTGTCGACGATCGAACTCGACCCGGGCCAGACCCTGTTGCTCTACACCGACGGACTCGTGGAACAGCCCGGCGCCGACCTCGACGACGGCATGCGTCTCCTCGCGTCCCTGGTCCGATCCGGACCGGAGGACCTCGAAGCCCTCGCCGACCGGCTGTGCGACGTGGTCGACGAGCGGGCCGGCGACGACGACGTGGCGCTGTTGCTCCTGCGCCGGTGCGCGATGGAGGTGCCGCAGGGCGGCGGCAGACTCCGTCAGCACGTGGCGCAGAACGACCCCGAGGCACTCAGCTCCTCGCGGCACATGATCCGCGCGGCGGTCCGCGCCTGGGGCGCCCGCGAGCGGTCCGACGAGATCGAGCTGGCCGCCGACGAGCTCATCACCAACGCCCTGATGCACACCGACGGCGGGGCGATCATCACCATCCGGGTGCTGTCCGGGCCCGAGCGCCGACTGCGCGTCGAGGTGGAGGACCGCTCCAGCGCCCTGCCGCGCCGCCGCGAGGCCGGCGCCTCGGGGGTGTCCGGGCGCGGCCTGATGCTGGTGGACCGGCTCGCCGACGTGTGGGGCGTGGAGTCGCGCGGCAGCGGCAAGTGCGTGTGGTGCGAGTTCGTCGTCCCGCAGCGCGACGCCGGCCGCTGA